Sequence from the Drosophila subpulchrella strain 33 F10 #4 breed RU33 chromosome 3R, RU_Dsub_v1.1 Primary Assembly, whole genome shotgun sequence genome:
TTAATATAACTATTTTCTTCATTAATGAGTCAAATAACAAATCAGTATCTTTTATTGTGCCCAATTGAGGCTTACTTTCCCTGTCGGAACGACTTAAAAGAGACCTGAGACTTTATCTAAAAGCTTATAAACTAGTATAATAATCCCTCAGTAAGTGTATATTGCTTACACCCCAATTGGTTTTCGGAGCACTGGTAGTTCATACAAGTCCATCAAGTTGTGTGGATCGGAGAAAGGCATTTTCACGGAAAGTTGTAGGGAAAGAAGGAGTATGACAATCACATATGTAACGGCTGGTCCGGATGGCGTAGATCCAAATGcatttacaattaaaaatcgAGAGGAAATATATATTCCTAAGGCACCTCCTCCACAGCCACCGTTACAAAGGGGTTCAACCATTACCAATCTAGGATCCTTACGACAAGTCAACAAGCAACTTAATGTGGCCTGTGCAGGTGAGTAAATGGGATATAAAGTCTATTTAGTAAAAGGACGTTACTTATCCTTTAACCCTTACTTAACAGTGTTTTTCCTCTTTGTCTACGGCGGCATGGACTTTGCCCACAGTGCGGGTTGGAATCAGACCCTGAACACCACCGCCACGCCGGTTTTCAAATGCAGTTGGTTTGATGGAGTTTTGGTTGGAGCTGCAGTGGCCTCCCAGGCTATGACCTTTCTGCCGAAGATGACCTTCTATGTGCgtgaaaaaaaactttatagaCGACCCCTAGCTGTTACTTAATTTCCTTTAGGTCCTTGGGGGCATAATGCAACTCATTGGATCGATTATTTTCACCTGTGCCCCCTTTCATTACGGATGCCTTCTGGCCGCTCGATATGTGGCCGGAGCAGGAATTGGATTGATCAAGGTACCCTTTCTTATCCATAGTGCCGAAGTGGCCTCGGATAACTATCGGGGAGTCAGCGGTTCCATGGAGCAGTGTGGCCTGGCTTTGGGCATTGCCATTCAGGTAACTACTATAAAGAGTTCGAAAGTCTAATCCAAGAAAATATAACAACCAATCCAATAGGTTATCTACGACACCCAATGGGGCAAGGAGGCATCAGTCAACGAGGTTCATGGGATCATTGGTATAGTGTTTTCGCTACTGGGTCTTGGGATGACAGCCCTGTCGATAGAGTCGCCAGAAGACCTGGCTTTTGAGGAGGAAATATATTACGTGCAAGAGAGCCAGAAGAGGACCTTCTTCCAGGAGCTTTGGAGCTCAGTGGTGCCCTTCATAAAACTGCTGCTCTACCGCGGCTTCGTGGCCTTCTCATTTTCCCTGCCCCTCTCCGAATCCCTGATCAAGAGTACGCTCCAGACCGAGGGATATATCTCTTGTTGGCCAGTGACTGTTTGGGGAATGGTCCTTCTCCTTGGAGCTCTGGTCGCCCAGGGATTTCTGGACAAGATGGGCCGCAAGCTTCTCTCACTCGTGTGTTTACTCTGCATGGCCATCCTAATGCTCGGCATGGCTGTCTCCTATGCAGATCCGGCCAATGTGCTCCTCACCTACTATATGAACCAGGTGTGGAAACTAGGAGTGGCTTTCCAGGCCTTCGCAGGACTCTTCGTCTGCAGCTCATCGGTCTACCTTGGCGAAGCCTTTCCCATGAAAGTAAAGCCCTTCCTCTTGGGATACATCGTGAGCTTCGAACAGACGGTTCACATCATCAATATTTTTGGCTTCAATCGGGGATCGGAGACTTTCTTCTACCACTACTACTTGTCGGTGGGAATCATCCTGTTTGTTGGCGTGATTTTCTTCGGACTCGTGATTCCAGAAACTAAGAAGATAAAGCGAAAGCGATTCCAGCGTTTGCACAATATAGGATTATTTTAGTGAACtaaaattccaaataaataaattgcaaacATATAATCAAAACTGGGTTAAGCTTAAAACTGTTTCGATCAAGACAAGAAATTgtcaaaattaatttataaatttcaaGTTCTTGATTAGGTAAAATAGCAAACAGAAAACGATTGTCTTATCCCCATTAGTTATCTTTGACACTTTTTAATCGAATCAATTATTTCGGATTGATAACATTTTTCCCATAACTTTTAGCACGTCATCCTCTTACCCATTTTCAATTAGCTTTTATGAAGACCTCTCATTTTTGGGGGTATACCTCGAAAAACGATGGCTCATACTCGTTGAACTTTGCGCCTCCTAACCGATCCATTTAAACAAGTTAGCCAGGATACCACAAAGAGGTGAGTAACAACATTGAACTCGGGGCCCTTGAATGTTTCTGTGACATTATCAAGAATTATCGAGGCTTACTTGAAATGAATCACGGCGAGCGACAGGCCTACCGTAAAGCGGAGTACGCGAGTATCTACCGGCTGATAAAACATATCAATTAACAGATATCTTTTTTGCTGATAGCTAGTACTTACGCagaaatatttcataaaagCTCGGCCAGTCAGCAAGTGGCCACCAAAACGACCGAATCGATCCAGCTCCTTGCAAGGGCAAGAAGAATTTAGACCGCTGCCTGGTTACATAAGTTAGGAACATGACGACCACATATGTCACTGGGGGTCCAGTGCCCGTCCAGCAAACCACCTACATCACCACCGGCCCCCAAGTACAGACCACTTATGTCACCAATGTACGACAAcctccaccaccaccgccgccaCAAACCACGGTGGTCATCACCCAATCCAACGGACGCTGGGCAACTCCCTCTCAAACGCAGTCTGGAACAGCAGGTGAGATTAGCAGAACTATAAATtcggttaaaatataaaagccATCTTTGGAATGCAAGCCAGTTCTTACAAAATTCAGTTTAAATGCCTTAGAaacttaaaaacatttttgattttttagaTTTCAAACCACTTGAACAATTTGCAAAGGCATTTGTAAAAATGCTCTATTGTTTTGAATAAGCCTAATTAATAGATAAGAGCAAAtggtttaatttaattgacgCCTTAAAATGTagttaattgaacatttttgtttataacAATACAATTTTACTGTTTTTCCTAAGAACCTGATTGTGATTTCAAGAAAACTATTTTATCAAACAAAATTCTAGGAAACATATTGTGATTTTTCCAACCGATAATAATAATCCTCCAACTTTGTGCCTTAATAGCCACCCTTCTCTTCGTGTACGCTGGTATGGACATGGCCCAAGGTCTCGGCTGGAACTTGACCACCATTCCCGCCTTTGCAACTCTGGAGTTCCAGTACAGTTGGTTCATTGGCGTTATAATAGGAACTGTGGTGTCCGCCATAACAGCATCATTTCTGCCCAAAGCAGTCTTTTATGTGAGTCTAATAAAAATGCCTATTTCTATTTTCAATAATCATGATTCCGATCCGTAGGGCCTGGGTGGAGTCATGAACTTGATCGACGCCATTATCTTTGTGAGTGCTCCCTACCAGTACGAGTCGATCCTGGCTGCCCGGTATGTGGGTGGAGTGGGCATCGGGCTGATCACCGTGCCCTTCATCATCCATAGTGCTGAGATCGCTTCGAGTTCGAACCGAGGAACCTGCT
This genomic interval carries:
- the LOC119551968 gene encoding probable polyol transporter 6, whose amino-acid sequence is MTITYVTAGPDGVDPNAFTIKNREEIYIPKAPPPQPPLQRGSTITNLGSLRQVNKQLNVACAVFFLFVYGGMDFAHSAGWNQTLNTTATPVFKCSWFDGVLVGAAVASQAMTFLPKMTFYVLGGIMQLIGSIIFTCAPFHYGCLLAARYVAGAGIGLIKVPFLIHSAEVASDNYRGVSGSMEQCGLALGIAIQVIYDTQWGKEASVNEVHGIIGIVFSLLGLGMTALSIESPEDLAFEEEIYYVQESQKRTFFQELWSSVVPFIKLLLYRGFVAFSFSLPLSESLIKSTLQTEGYISCWPVTVWGMVLLLGALVAQGFLDKMGRKLLSLVCLLCMAILMLGMAVSYADPANVLLTYYMNQVWKLGVAFQAFAGLFVCSSSVYLGEAFPMKVKPFLLGYIVSFEQTVHIINIFGFNRGSETFFYHYYLSVGIILFVGVIFFGLVIPETKKIKRKRFQRLHNIGLF